A genomic stretch from Setaria italica strain Yugu1 chromosome VII, Setaria_italica_v2.0, whole genome shotgun sequence includes:
- the LOC101757630 gene encoding cytochrome P450 71A9, with product MLSLVTAYRKQQGDQTPPRPPPISMETLQAHGDLFARIFLVLVTAVTILYFTRLLLAPLKRRAASSRSPSLPCPRGLPLIGNLHQLGAVPHDSLAALAARHAAPLMLLRLGSVPTLVVSTADALRAAFQPNDRAMSGRPALAAATRITYGLQDIVFSPPDGAFWRAARRASLSELLSAPRVRGFRGVREGEAAALVAAVADASGNGSPVNLSERLMATSNMILRRVAFGDEGTGEGSIEAGAVLDETQKLLGAFFVADYMPWLGWLDTLRGLRRRLERNFHELDAFYEKVIDDHLNKRAGSKGEDLVDVLLRLHGDPAYKSTFNSRNQIKGILTDMFIAGTDTTAATVEWTMTELVRHPDILAKAQKEVRGAVADGGGDIVRESDLPRLKYLKQVIRESMRVHPPVPLLVPRETIEPCTVYGCEIPAGTRVLVNARAIGQDPDAWGPDAARFAPERHEEVADLGDHKPWHDSFSLVPFGVGRRSCPGVHFATSAVELLLANLLFCFDWRAPDGQAVDLEQETGLTVHRKNPLVLLAERRRCVR from the exons ATGCTATCCTTAGTAACCGCTTACCGCAAGCAGCAGGGTGACCAAACACCACCGCGACCCCCACCAATCTCCATGGAGACGCTCCAAGCTCATGGCGATCTTTTTGCTCGCatcttcctcgtcctcgtcaCCGCCGTGACGATCCTCTACTTCACGCGACTACTGCTCGCGCCGCTCAAGAGGCGCGCCGCCAGCAGCAGGTCGCCGTCTCTCCCGTGCCCGAGGGGCCTCCCCCTCATCGGCAACCTCCACCAGCTCGGCGCCGTCCCGCACGACTCCCTCGCCGCGCTGGCCGCCAGGCACGCGGCGCCGCTCATGCTGCTCCGTCTGGGCTCCGTGCCCACGCTCGTCGTCTCCACCGCCGACGCGCTCCGCGCCGCGTTCCAGCCCAACGACCGCGCCATGTCGGGGCgcccggcgctcgccgccgccaccaggatCACCTACGGCCTGCAGGACATCGTGTTCTCGCCGCCCGACGGCGCGTTctggcgcgccgcgcggcgcgctTCCCTGTCGGAGCTCCTGAGCGCCCCGCGCGTGCGCGGGTTCCGCGGCGTCCGCGAGGGcgaggccgccgcgctcgtcgccgccgtggcggaCGCGTCCGGGAACGGCTCCCCCGTGAACCTGAGCGAGAGGCTCATGGCGACGAGCAACATGATCCTGCGCCGCGTCGCGTTCGGCGACGAAGGTACTGGCGAAGGAAGCATCGAGGCCGGCGCCGTCCTCGACGAGACGCAGAAGCTTCTTGGAGCTTTCTTCGTGGCCGATTACATGCCGTGGCTGGGGTGGCTGGACACGCTACGGGGCCTGCGGAGGCGGCTGGAGCGGAACTTCCATGAACTGGACGCGTTCTACGAGAAGGTGATCGACGACCACCTCAACAAGCGCGCGGGTTCCAAAGGGGAGGACTTGGTTGATGTTCTCCTCCGCCTGCACGGTGATCCGGCTTACAAGAGCACGTTCAACAGCCGCAACCAGATCAAAGGCATCCTTACG GACATGTTCATTGCCGGGACGGATACAACGGCGGCGACAGTGGAGTGGACGATGACGGAGCTGGTCCGGCACCCGGACATCCTCGCCAAGGCTCAGAAAGAGGTGCGCGGCGCcgtggccgacggcggcggcgacatcgTCCGCGAGTCGGACCTCCCGCGGCTCAAGTACCTGAAGCAGGTGATCCGGGAGTCGATGCGGGTGCACCCGCCGGTGCCGCTGCTGGTTCCGCGGGAGACCATCGAGCCCTGCACGGTGTACGGCTGCGAGATCCCGGCGGGGACGCGGGTGCTCGTGAACGCCAGGGCCATCGGGCAGGACCCCGACGCGTGGGGCCCCGACGCGGCGCGGTTCGCGCCCGAGCGGCACGAGGAGGTGGCGGACCTCGGCGACCACAAGCCCTGGCACGATAGCTTCTCGCTCGTGCCGttcggggtcgggcggaggaGCTGCCCCGGCGTGCACTTCGCCACCTCCGCCGTCGAGCTGCTGCTCGCCAACCTGCTCTTCTGCTTCGACTGGCGCGCGCCGGATGGGCAGGCCGTTGATCTGGAGCAGGAGACCGGGCTGACCGTGCACAGGAAGAACCCTCTCGTGCTCCTAGCGGAAAGGAGACGATGCGTGAGGTGA
- the LOC101758446 gene encoding pentatricopeptide repeat-containing protein At1g08070, chloroplastic: MATAVHPAAALPATAAPSPPRPPPGRADLGHVPQLHAALIKSGELTASPKSFHSLLEAAADGASPAQLAYAVRLFRLGPRPPLSAPCYNVLMRAFLRAGHLEDALLLFVEMLDEASIWPDQHTVACALKSCSRMCSLDAGRGVQAYAVKRGLMVDRFVLSSLIHMYTSCGDVTAARVLFDAVDDKGVVIWNTIMAGYLKNGDWKEVVEMFKGMLEVGAPFDEVTLVSVATACARAGDSKLANWIGGYVEEKGMLRNWNLVTTLVDMYAKCGKLGEARRLFDRMQSRDVVAWSAMISGYTQADQCQEALALFSEMQVSEVEPNDVTMVSVLSACAVLGALETGKWVHSYIRKKHLPLTVALGTALVDFYAKCGCIDSAVEAFESMPVKNSWTWTALIKGMASNGRGREALELFSSMREASIEPTYVTFIGVLMACSHNCLVEEGCQHFDSMTQDYGIQPRIEHYGCVVDLLGRAGLIDEAYQFIRAMPIEPNTVIWRALLSSCALQKNVEVGEEALKQIISLDPSHSGDYILLSNIYASVGRWKDAAMIRREMKDRGIQKTPGCSLIELDGVVFEFFAEDSNHSQLREIYDKVEEMIDKIKMAGYVPNTADARLDVDECEKEVSVSHHSEKLAIAFGLMKLRPGTTIRLSKNLRVCTDCHSATKLISKVYNREIVVRDRNRFHHFKDGSCSCNDYW; encoded by the coding sequence ATGGCCACCGCCGTCCACCCGGCGGCGGCtctccccgccaccgccgcgccgtcgccgccccgtcCTCCACCCGGCCGCGCAGATCTCGGCCACGTGCCGCAGCTCCACGCGGCTCTAATCAAGTCCGGGGAGCTCACCGCCTCGCCCAAATCCTTCCACTCCCTcctcgaggccgccgccgacggcgcctcGCCGGCGCAACTCGCCTACGCGGTCCGCCTGTTCCGCCTGGGGCCCCGGCCGCCCCTATCGGCGCCGTGCTACAACGTCCTCATGCGCGCGTTCCTCCGCGCGGGCCACCTGGAGGACGCGCTGCTCCTGTTCGTCGAAATGCTCGACGAGGCTTCCATCTGGCCGGACCAGCACACCGTCGCCTGCGCCCTCAAGTCATGCTCCAGGATGTGCTCTCTGGATGCAGGGCGCGGCGTCCAGGCTTACGCCGTCAAACGTGGGCTCATGGTCGATCGGTTCGTGTTGAGCAGCTTGATACATATGTACACGAGCTGTGGGGATGTCACAGCGGCGCGGGTGCTGTTCGACGCTGTGGATGATAAGGGTGTGGTAATTTGGAACACAATCATGGCAGGATACTTAAAGAATGGAGATTGGAAGGAGGTGGTTGAGATGTTTAAGGGCATGCTTGAGGTTGGGGCACCCTTTGATGAGGTCACATTGGTAAGTGTCGCCACAGCATGCGCGCGAGCAGGTGATTCCAAACTTGCCAATTGGATTGGGGGCTATGTGGAAGAGAAGGGGATGCTGCGGAACTGGAACTTGGTGACCACGCTGGTGGACATGTATGCCAAGTGCGGCAAACTTGGTGAGGCACGGAGGTTGTTTGACAGGATGCAGTCTCGTGATGTGGTTGCTTGGAGTGCAATGATCTCAGGCTACACACAGGCAGATCAGTGCCAGGAGGCGCTTGCTCTTTTCAGTGAGATGCAGGTCTCTGAGGTGGAACCGAATGATGTGACCATGGTCAGTGTGCTCTCTGCTTGTGCTGTCCTAGGTGCACTTGAGACAGGGAAGTGGGTGCATTCATATATAAGAAAGAAACATTTGCCTCTCACTGTTGCACTTGGTACCGCGTTGGTGGACTTCTACGCGAAGTGTGGGTGCATTGATAGTGCAGTTGAGGCGTTTGAGTCAATGCCTGTGAAGAATTCCTGGACATGGACGGCCTTGATAAAGGGCATGGCAAGCAATGGAAGGGGCAGGGAAGCACTAGAGCTCTTCTCATCCATGCGCGAGGCCAGTATTGAGCCCACATATGTGACATTCATCGGTGTCCTCATGGCTTGCAGTCACAACTGCTTAGTTGAAGAGGGTTGCCAGCATTTTGACAGCATGACTCAGGATTATGGAATCCAGCCAAGAATTGAGCACTATGGCTGTGTTGTGGATCTGTTGGGGCGGGCTGGTTTGATCGATGAGGCGTATCAGTTTATCAGAGCCATGCCAATTGAGCCTAATACAGTTATCTGGAGGGCACTGCTGTCTTCCTGCGCACTtcaaaaaaatgttgaagtTGGGGAAGAAGCACTGAAGCAGATCATCTCATTGGACCCTAGTCATAGTGGCGACTACATACTTCTGTCAAACATCTATGCATCAGTTGGTCGATGGAAGGATGCAGCAATGATTCGAAGGGAAATGAAGGATAGGGGGATTCAGAAAACTCCTGGGTGCAGTCTCATTGAGCTGGATGGTGTGGTCTTTGAGTTCTTTGCTGAAGACAGTAACCACTCCCAGTTGAGGGAGATATACGATAAAGTTGAGGAGATGATTGACAAGATCAAGATGGCCGGATATGTCCCAAATACAGCTGATGCAAGGCTAGATGTTGATGAGTGTGAGAAGGAAGTGTCTGTTTCCCATCACAGTGAGAAACTGGCCATTGCGTTTGGTCTGATGAAGTTGCGCCCTGGCACCACAATTCGCTTATCGAAGAATCTGAGAGTGTGCACAGACTGCCACTCAGCCACAAAGCTGATTTCAAAGGTGTACAATCGAGAGATTGTTGTTCGAGACCGGAATAGATTTCATCATTTCAAGGATGGCTCTTGCTCCTGCAATGATTACTGGTGA
- the LOC101758033 gene encoding putative cis-zeatin O-glucosyltransferase, which produces MESSIAVVAVPFPAQGHLNALLHLSLQLASRGLPVHYAAPAEHARQARARVHGWGADDALRAVRFYDLPIAAYASPPPADAAGFPSHLMPLWEAFTAGAPAPLEALLGALSASHRRVVVLYDIANAFAAEAAARLPNGEGFGLVCTSLSTLLGRTDAGSRLMRERGVDCVPICTYMTEEFIEYASKRARSGQTIPSSAGVLTNTCRALEGEFIDLFAEELAVSAAGKKLFNVGPLNPVLDAGSSDQRSNKRHDCLDWLDKQPPATVLYVSFGSTTSLRGEQVTELAAALLDSKQRFVWVLRDADRGNIFTDRGENRHAKLLSEFTEQTGGRGVVITGWAPQLEILAHGATAAFLSHCGWNSTIESMSHGKPILAWPMHSDQPLNAELVCKHLKAGILVRPMAKQREVVPRATIREVIEKIMVSDEGHQIQQRAMALGEAVRSSAAVGGASRRDLEDFIAHITR; this is translated from the coding sequence ATGGAGTCCTCCATCGCGGTCGTGGCGGTGCCGTTCCCGGCGCAGGGCCACCTGAACGCGCTGCTGCACCTGTCGCTGCAGCTCGCGTCGCGCGGCCTGCCCGTCCATTACGCGGCGCCCGCGGAGCACGCCCGCCAGGCCCGCGCGCGCGTGCACGGCTGGGGCGCCGACGACGCCCTCCGCGCCGTCCGGTTCTACGACCTCCCCATCGCCGCGTAcgcctcgccgccacccgccgacgccgccggcttCCCGTCCCACCTCATGCCGCTGTGGGAGGCCTTCACGGCCggcgcgcccgcgccgctcgaGGCGCTCCTCGGCGCGCTCTCCGCGTCCCACCGCCGCGTGGTCGTGCTCTACGACATCGCCAACGCGTTCGCCGCCGAAGCGGCCGCGCGGCTGCCCAACGGCGAGGGGTTCGGACTCGTCTGCACCTCGCTGTCGACCCTACTCGGGCGGACGGACGCCGGAAGCCGCCTCATGCGTGAGCGCGGCGTCGACTGCGTCCCCATCTGCACCTACATGACGGAGGAGTTCATCGAGTACGCGAGCAAACGGGCGAGATCGGGGCAGACGATACCTTCCAGCGCCGGCGTCCTCACCAACACCTGCCGGGCGCTCGAGGGCGAGTTCATCGATCTCTTCGCGGAGGAGCTGGCCGTTTCCGCTGCCGGCAAGAAGCTCTTCAACGTCGGCCCCTTGAACCCGGTGCTCGACGCGGGTTCATCCGACCAGAGAAGCAACAAGCGCCACGACTGCCTAGACTGGCTGGACAAGCAACCGCCGGCGACTGTGCTCTACGTGTCGTTCGGCTCGACGACGTCGCTGCGAGGCGAGCAAGTCACAGAGCTTGCCGCGGCGCTGCTCGATAGCAAGCAACGGTTCGTCTGGGTGCTGCGCGACGCTGATCGCGGCAACATATTCACGGACCGCGGCGAGAACCGGCACGCGAAGCTCCTCTCCGAGTTCACCGAGCAGACCGGGGGCAGGGGAGTGGTGATCACCGGGTGGGCGCCGCAGCTAGAGATCCTGGCACATGGCGCCACGGCGGCGTTCTTGAGCCACTGCGGCTGGAACTCTACCATCGAGAGCATGAGCCACGGGAAGCCCATCCTGGCGTGGCCCATGCACTCCGATCAGCCGTTGAACGCTGAGCTGGTGTGCAAGCACCTCAAGGCAGGCATCCTAGTGAGACCGATGGCAAAGCAAAGGGAGGTGGTACCCAGGGCGACCATACGGGAGGTGATTGAGAAGATAATGGTCTCTGATGAAGGGCACCAGATCCAGCAGCGTGCAATGGCGCTAGGCGAGGCCGTCCGTTCGTCGGCTGCAGTAGGCGGGGCATCGCGTAGGGACCTTGAAGATTTCATTGCTCACATCACTAGGTGA